The Chryseobacterium aureum genome contains a region encoding:
- the ureC gene encoding urease subunit alpha has product MSLHLDRKQYANILGPTAGDKIRLGDTEIIIEIEKDFTHYGDEAVFGGGKTVRDGMGQNVTAKRDEGVLDLCITGAVIIDHWGIVKGDIGIKDGKIVGIGKAGNPDTMDGVTPNMIIGASTEVHGGKGYIVTAGGIDTHIHYICPQQIETSLYSGITTMIGGGTGPNDGTNATTVTPGRFNMQKMLEAAEEYPMNLGFFGKGNCSAEEPIEEQVEAGALGVKIHEDWGATPATIDAALKVADKYDVQVAIHTDTLNEGGFLEDTMRAINGRVIHTFHTEGAGGGHAPDIIKAAMYPNVLPASTNPTRPYTVNTIDEHLDMLMVCHHLSKNIPEDVAFADSRIRPETIAAEDILHDMGVFSIMSSDSQAMGRPGEVITRTWQTASKMKEQRGDLTEDKDTGNDNYRAKRYVAKYTINPAIAHGISEYVGSVEEGKLADLVIWKPALFGVKPEMIVKGGFVIAAKMGDPNASIPTPQPIMYRNMFGAHGKAKFGTCANFVSQVSIDNGTIASYKLEKMILPVKNCRNISKKDLIHNDKTPLIEVNPENYKVTVDGEYITCEPAETLPLTQLYYLF; this is encoded by the coding sequence ATGAGCTTACACTTAGACAGAAAGCAATACGCCAATATACTAGGCCCCACTGCCGGAGATAAAATCAGGCTGGGAGACACCGAAATTATTATTGAAATCGAAAAAGATTTCACCCATTACGGAGACGAAGCTGTGTTCGGAGGTGGGAAAACCGTACGTGACGGAATGGGGCAGAATGTGACGGCCAAAAGAGATGAAGGCGTTCTGGATCTTTGTATCACTGGCGCCGTCATTATAGACCACTGGGGAATTGTAAAAGGAGATATCGGAATCAAAGACGGAAAGATCGTAGGAATCGGAAAAGCCGGAAATCCTGATACGATGGATGGGGTGACACCTAATATGATTATTGGAGCCTCAACGGAAGTTCATGGCGGAAAAGGATATATTGTAACCGCGGGAGGTATTGATACCCACATTCACTATATCTGTCCTCAACAGATTGAAACATCGCTTTACAGCGGAATCACAACAATGATCGGAGGAGGAACAGGCCCGAATGACGGAACCAATGCCACAACCGTTACTCCGGGAAGATTCAATATGCAGAAAATGTTGGAAGCAGCCGAAGAATATCCTATGAATCTCGGTTTCTTCGGGAAAGGAAACTGCTCGGCAGAAGAACCTATCGAAGAGCAGGTGGAAGCAGGCGCTTTGGGAGTGAAAATTCATGAAGACTGGGGAGCAACTCCCGCAACCATTGATGCTGCGCTGAAAGTAGCCGATAAATATGACGTTCAGGTAGCCATCCACACTGATACTCTGAATGAGGGAGGATTCCTTGAGGATACCATGAGAGCGATTAACGGAAGAGTAATCCATACCTTCCATACCGAAGGGGCAGGAGGAGGTCACGCACCGGACATCATTAAAGCTGCAATGTATCCAAACGTATTGCCGGCTTCTACCAACCCCACACGCCCTTACACGGTCAATACAATTGATGAACACCTTGATATGCTTATGGTTTGCCACCACTTAAGCAAAAATATTCCTGAAGATGTGGCATTTGCTGATTCCCGTATTCGTCCTGAAACCATTGCAGCAGAAGATATCCTTCATGATATGGGCGTTTTCAGCATTATGAGTTCAGACTCCCAGGCGATGGGAAGACCGGGAGAAGTGATCACCAGAACCTGGCAGACTGCTAGCAAAATGAAGGAGCAGAGAGGTGATCTTACGGAAGATAAAGATACAGGAAACGATAACTACCGTGCGAAAAGATATGTGGCTAAATATACCATCAATCCTGCAATTGCCCATGGTATTTCAGAATATGTAGGATCTGTTGAGGAAGGCAAACTTGCAGACCTGGTAATCTGGAAACCTGCATTATTCGGGGTAAAACCGGAAATGATTGTGAAAGGGGGATTTGTGATTGCCGCTAAAATGGGAGATCCCAACGCTTCTATTCCAACGCCTCAGCCTATTATGTACAGAAATATGTTTGGAGCCCATGGAAAAGCGAAGTTCGGTACTTGTGCGAATTTTGTTTCTCAGGTTTCTATCGACAACGGAACAATCGCTTCCTACAAACTGGAAAAAATGATTCTTCCGGTGAAAAACTGTAGAAATATTTCCAAAAAAGACCTTATCCATAATGATAAAACACCTTTAATCGAAGTGAATCCTGAAAACTACAAAGTAACGGTAGATGGTGAATACATCACTTGTGAACCGGCAGAAACACTTCCTTTAACACAGCTGTATTACTTGTTCTAA
- the ureB gene encoding urease subunit beta encodes MIPGEIFVKEGTIICNEGRKSVKIKVTNTGDRPIQVGSHFHFFEVNKAMSFDREKAFGKRLNIVASTAVRFEPGEEKEVELVEIGGTKKAMGFNNLVDGQVDSEEQKRASLAKVEELNFKNH; translated from the coding sequence ATGATACCAGGAGAAATTTTTGTAAAAGAAGGTACAATCATCTGCAATGAAGGCAGAAAAAGTGTAAAAATAAAAGTCACCAATACAGGAGACCGACCTATTCAGGTAGGTTCACACTTCCATTTTTTCGAAGTAAATAAAGCCATGAGCTTTGACCGTGAGAAAGCTTTCGGGAAGAGACTGAATATCGTCGCAAGCACAGCAGTCCGTTTCGAACCGGGAGAAGAAAAAGAAGTGGAATTGGTAGAAATAGGAGGAACTAAAAAAGCAATGGGCTTCAATAACCTTGTGGACGGACAGGTAGATTCCGAAGAGCAAAAGAGAGCAAGCCTTGCAAAAGTTGAAGAATTAAACTTTAAAAATCACTAA
- the ureA gene encoding urease subunit gamma: MHLTPRETEKLMLFLAGELALKRKARGLKLNYPESIALISHFLLEGARDGKKVAELMQEGANLLTKEDVMPGVADMIHDVQIEATFPDGTKLVTVHNPIR; this comes from the coding sequence ATGCACTTAACACCGAGAGAAACGGAAAAGCTTATGCTCTTTCTGGCAGGCGAACTCGCTCTGAAAAGAAAGGCAAGAGGCCTTAAATTAAATTACCCGGAATCTATAGCACTGATCAGCCACTTTTTGCTTGAAGGCGCGAGAGATGGAAAAAAAGTAGCTGAACTGATGCAGGAAGGAGCTAACCTTCTTACCAAAGAAGATGTAATGCCCGGCGTGGCAGACATGATCCACGATGTTCAGATAGAAGCCACTTTCCCGGATGGGACAAAGTTGGTAACCGTACATAATCCAATCCGTTAA
- the pruA gene encoding L-glutamate gamma-semialdehyde dehydrogenase — MSKAISQVPLAVNEPVNSYEPGSPEVKSLIDTYKKMWAEKVEIPMIINGKEVKTDTKVQLQSPQDHAHDFGFYYQGGMQHVDDAINAALAAKKEWNELGWEQRAAIFLKAADLLAGPYRDVINAATMIGQSKNVHQAEIDSACEFIDFLRFNVEFMTEMYAEQPVSDNGIWNRVEYRPLEGFCFAVTPFNFTAISGNLPTCMAMLGNVVVWKPSDKQVYSAKVIMDVLTEAGLPAGVINMIFTDGKETAEKVLAHRDFAGLHFTGSTKVFQGMWKMIGDNIHNYRTYPRIVGETGGKDFVIAHPSANVEAVATALVRGAFEYQGQKCSAASRAYIPKSLWADVKKVMEAQMSTIKVGSPEDTSNFVNAVIDKNSFEKCKGYIDRANASGEATVAIGGKVDDSKGWFVYPTVIETTNPQYESMVEEIFGPILSVFVYEDQDWKETLKLVDSSSPYSLTGSVFSQDRYAINEAYKALENASGNFYINDKPTGAVVGQQPFGGGRASGTNDKAGSKMNLLRWTSVRSVKETFVSPKNYKYPYLG; from the coding sequence ATGTCAAAAGCAATTTCGCAAGTACCATTAGCGGTAAACGAGCCGGTAAATTCATACGAACCGGGATCTCCGGAAGTTAAAAGCCTTATCGACACTTATAAGAAAATGTGGGCTGAAAAGGTAGAAATCCCAATGATCATCAACGGAAAAGAAGTAAAAACAGATACAAAAGTACAGCTTCAGTCTCCACAGGATCATGCTCATGATTTCGGATTCTACTACCAGGGTGGTATGCAGCACGTGGATGACGCTATCAACGCGGCATTGGCAGCTAAAAAAGAATGGAATGAACTAGGCTGGGAACAGCGTGCAGCAATTTTCTTAAAGGCCGCTGATCTTTTGGCTGGTCCTTACAGAGATGTGATTAATGCTGCAACCATGATCGGACAGTCTAAAAATGTACACCAGGCCGAAATTGATTCTGCTTGCGAGTTCATCGACTTCTTAAGATTCAATGTAGAGTTCATGACAGAAATGTATGCTGAGCAGCCGGTTTCTGACAACGGAATCTGGAACCGTGTTGAATACAGACCATTAGAAGGGTTCTGCTTCGCAGTAACTCCGTTCAACTTTACGGCTATTTCAGGAAATCTTCCTACTTGTATGGCAATGCTAGGAAACGTAGTGGTTTGGAAGCCTTCTGACAAGCAGGTATATTCTGCAAAAGTAATCATGGATGTATTGACAGAAGCGGGTCTTCCTGCTGGGGTTATCAACATGATCTTTACAGATGGTAAAGAAACTGCCGAAAAAGTATTGGCTCACCGCGATTTTGCAGGTCTTCACTTCACCGGTTCTACAAAAGTATTCCAGGGAATGTGGAAAATGATCGGTGACAATATCCATAACTACAGAACATATCCAAGAATTGTAGGAGAAACAGGAGGGAAAGACTTTGTCATTGCTCACCCTTCTGCTAACGTAGAAGCTGTAGCCACTGCATTGGTAAGAGGTGCTTTCGAATACCAGGGACAAAAATGTTCTGCGGCTTCAAGAGCTTATATCCCTAAGTCTCTTTGGGCGGATGTGAAAAAAGTAATGGAAGCTCAGATGAGCACAATCAAAGTGGGTTCTCCGGAAGATACTTCTAACTTTGTGAATGCTGTCATCGACAAAAATTCTTTCGAAAAATGTAAAGGATACATTGACAGAGCAAATGCTTCTGGTGAAGCTACTGTAGCCATCGGAGGAAAAGTGGATGATTCTAAAGGATGGTTTGTATATCCAACAGTAATTGAAACTACAAACCCTCAATATGAAAGTATGGTGGAAGAGATCTTCGGACCCATTCTTTCTGTATTTGTATATGAAGACCAGGACTGGAAAGAAACACTTAAGTTAGTAGATTCCTCTTCTCCATATTCATTAACAGGTTCTGTATTCTCACAAGACCGTTACGCCATTAACGAAGCGTACAAAGCTCTAGAAAATGCATCCGGTAATTTCTATATCAACGATAAGCCAACCGGTGCTGTAGTAGGTCAGCAGCCTTTCGGTGGTGGTAGAGCGTCAGGAACCAACGATAAGGCAGGTTCTAAAATGAATCTTCTAAGATGGACTTCTGTAAGAAGCGTAAAAGAAACTTTTGTTTCTCCAAAGAACTATAAATATCCCTATCTAGGGTAA
- a CDS encoding cytochrome C551: MKKLLLAAVGIGIFAVSCGTKESTMSTSSRDSAAIENTQKSALSTTSDTMTTKMTNPDSIKIKKDSMATPPAR; encoded by the coding sequence ATGAAAAAGTTATTGCTAGCAGCCGTCGGAATAGGAATATTTGCAGTGAGCTGTGGAACCAAAGAATCGACTATGTCTACAAGTAGCCGGGACTCAGCAGCGATAGAAAATACACAGAAAAGTGCATTGTCTACAACTTCTGATACAATGACTACAAAAATGACAAATCCTGACAGTATCAAGATCAAAAAGGATTCTATGGCAACACCTCCTGCCAGATAG